Proteins from a single region of Esox lucius isolate fEsoLuc1 chromosome 13, fEsoLuc1.pri, whole genome shotgun sequence:
- the LOC105025407 gene encoding perforin-1-like: MTSHTLSLGLLFIGALSLVHCDQYYGHVRVWGISATNLNGDILSQPDPYVKVWCGPAFGGMTSLLKNQANPTWPGEFNFLDIIHKSVLKLEVWDDDNGPDDRLGTCTTTIRKGTNIETCHLKKGILYYTYSYEKSSYDQDD; the protein is encoded by the exons ATGACCTCTCACACTCTGTCCCTGGGTCTGCTCTTCATCGGTGCCCTGAGTCTCGTCCACTGTGACCAGTACTACGGCCACGTCAGGGTCTGGGGAATCAGTGCCACTAACCTGAACGGTGACATCCTGTCCCAACCGGATCCGTACGTCAAG GTTTGGTGTGGCCCAGCCTTTGGTGGCATGACGAGTTTGCTGAAGAACCAGGCCAACCCTACCTGGCCAGGAGAGTTCAACTTCCTGGACATCATCCACAAGTCGGTTCTGAAGCTGGAG GTTTGGGATGACGACAACGGACCTGATGACCGTCTGGGAACATGTACCACCACCATCCGCAAAGGAACAAACATTGAGACCTGTCATCTGAAGAAAGGAATACTTTACTACACCTACAGCTATGAGAAGAGCAGCTATGACCAGGATGATTAG